Genomic window (Verrucomicrobiia bacterium):
TGGCATTGGGAAACTGATGTGGGTTCCAGCCCAGAGCATCCCACCATTTGCGCCCGTTGCGTCGAGGCGGTGAAGCAGTTCAAAGCCTGAATTTCGGAGGTGAGAATTTGGTTGGTCGCTCTCCCTCATCCCGGCCTTCTCCCCAAGGAGAAGGAGAATTATTCGCCGGTTTTCTGAAAGATCGAGTGACTGGATTTGCCCGGCGACCTGTCGCAAAACCAAACACGCATCGGCGCGGTTCCTTCTCCCGGGGGAGAAGGTCAGGATGAGGGCGGGCAACACACCATTTGCAGATCAGGCGCATTGTATTGTCGGCCTCCGAAAGCGGAGCTGAAGCGGCAGCACTCCAGGTGCTGTCGCGTTTAGATGGTAGGTGACGACGTAAGGAGTCTCACTTTAGAAACCGGCAGGGAGATTAACAGGCGAATGGGGAGAAACGAATTGAGGATAAGTTAGAGACTCGCCACCCCGTCTCCTACCATTGTTAAGGCGCTTCGCTCAATCCCGTTCCACGGCGTCCGGCAGTTCGTTCTTGTCGTCGGTGCGGCGGGGGAAATGTTCGCCCAGCAGGGTGCCGGCTTTTTGTATGGCACTGACGATGCCCTGAGTGAATTCAGACTTCCGGAAGTGCGCGGTCATTTCCTCGGCCACCGCGCGCCAAAATGCTTCCCCGCACTTTTCATGCACGCCCTGGTCGCCGAGGATGGCAAACTTGCGTGAGCGTGGGGCCACGAAAATCAGCACGCCGTTGCGCTGCGCGGTGTTCGTCATGCCCAGGCGGGCAAATTCCTGTTGCGCGGCCACGAGC
Coding sequences:
- a CDS encoding TPM domain-containing protein, whose translation is MKDKEFIKHLHDEPIVTAIRAAEAKTSGEIRVFISRREAADPLVAAQQEFARLGMTNTAQRNGVLIFVAPRSRKFAILGDQGVHEKCGEAFWRAVAEEMTAHFRKSEFTQGIVSAIQKAGTLLGEHFPRRTDDKNELPDAVERD